The proteins below are encoded in one region of Erinaceus europaeus chromosome 15, mEriEur2.1, whole genome shotgun sequence:
- the DEXI gene encoding dexamethasone-induced protein, whose amino-acid sequence MSGVGLGAAALRSHHGRGAGTAGGTAGPGGSRGGGSGPWALRLGAGGPRGQLRGSGGAGPAADPRPGWRGCPGASEAEPARAGLDAGPDAGPGRGDAGPERRDAGPGRRDAGPGRGAGTRGRDAGTRGRDAGPGRGPDRPPMFYAGLFFVNALILYYAFLMEYIALNVGLVFLPDDLDQALADLGVLSDPGSGPHDADAELDALDGFLD is encoded by the coding sequence ATGAGCGGGGTGGGCCTGGGCGCGGCGGCGCTGCGATCGCATCATGGACGTGGGGCGGGCACGGCGGGAGGGACTGCGGGGCCGGGCGGGAGCCGCGGCGGCGGGAGCGGGCCGTGGGCGCTGAGGCTCGGGGCGGGCGGTCCTCGCGGGCAGCTCCGTGGGAGCGGGGGCGCCGGGCCTGCAGCCGACCCGCGGCCTGGATGGCGGGGCTGCCCGGGAGCCTCAGAGGCTGAGCCCGCACGCGCGGGGCTGGACGCGGGGCCGGACGCGGGGCCGGGGCGCGGGGACGCGGGGCCGGAACGCAGGGACGCGGGGCCGGGGCGCAGGGACGCGGGGCCAGGGCGCGGGGCGGGGACGCGGGGCAGGGACGCGGGGACGCGGGGCAGGGACGCGGGGCCGGGGCGCGGGCCCGACCGGCCGCCTATGTTCTACGCGGGGCTGTTCTTCGTGAACGCGCTCATCCTGTACTACGCCTTCCTCATGGAGTACATCGCGCTCAACGTGGGGCTCGTCTTCCTGCCCGACGACCTGGACCAGGCGCTCGCCGACCTGGGCGTGCTGTCCGACCCGGGCTCCGGCCCCCACGACGCGGACGCCGAGCTGGACGCGCTGGACGGCTTCCTGGACTAG